GGTCCCGAACTCGAGCCGGCCGTCGGAGAGGATGTCGAGCGCGGCGGCGCGCTCGGCGACGCGGATCGGGTGGTTGAAGCGATCCGGCAAGAGCACGACGCCGTGCCCGATGCGGATCTGCCGTGTCCGTTGCGCGACGGCCGAGAGGAAGACCTCGGGCGCGGAGGAGTGGGCGAACTCCGTGAGGAAGTGGTGCTCGACCGCCCACACGGTGTCGAAGCCGAGCCGGTCGGCGAGCGCGATCTGCTCGAGCGCCTCGTGGTAACAGCGGTACTCGCTGCGCGCGTCGTGCGGCTTGGGGATCTGGAGCTCGTAGAGCAGGTCGAACTTCATCGTCGGCGTCCCGCCGTTCTAATGCGCCGGTGTCCCCCCGTTGTTCAAGCGCACCGTGCGGTGCCCGCCGTGATGGACATGGCTAGCGGGACGTGCCAGGTTTCGTGTCGGCCGTGAGGCGGTGGACCAAGATGACCGGTGCCGTCATGGTCACCGCGCTCGCGGTCGGCGTGCTGGCGACCCCACGCGTCGGGACGAGCTTCTCGATGCGCATCTGTCGTCGCGAATGCAGCCGAAGGATCGCTGCGGAGTGTGGCCTGCCGGACCACCGCGGGTATCGTCGCTGCAAGCGCGGATTGCTCGTGTCCTGCCGGCGGCGCGGGCCGGGCGCAGCGTGTGCGATACCCGTGACAACGACCACCACTCTCCCCGGGCAACTCGCCTCGGGCCACATCAAGACGGTGTTCGTCATTCTCATGGAGAACCAAGACTGGGCGAGCATCGCGGGCAACCCCGCCGCACCGTACATCAACAACGTCTTGCTGCCGATGGCCGCGCACGCAGAGCAGTACTACAATCCCCCTCGCCTGCATCCCAGCGAGCCGAACTACCTCTGGCTCGAGGCCGGCACGAATTTCGGCGTCCTCAACGACGATCCCCCCGCGCAGAATCACCAGAGCACCGCCAGCCACCTCGTCACGCTGCTGAACACGGCCGGCGTGTCGTGGAAGGCGTACCAGGAAGGCATCAGCGGCATGACCTGTCCCTTGACCAACGTTGGCGAGTACGTGGTGCGGCATGACCCCTTCGTGTATTTCGACGACGTCACGGAGGCCAACAACTCGTCGGCCCCGTACTGCATCGCCCACGTGCGCCCCTACGCAGAGTGGGCAGGCGACCTGAACGCCGGCACGGTGGCACGGTACAACTTCATCACGCCGAACGTGTGCGACGATATGCACAGCTCTTGCACTCCAGTGAACGATCCCGTGAAGCAGGGGGACACGTGGCTGTCGACGGAGGTGCCGAGGATTCTCGCGTCGCAGGCCTACGCCGACCACGGAGCTCTCTTCATTACGTGGGACGAAGCCGAGACCAACGACGGCCCGATCGGGATGATCGTGCTGTCGCCGCTCGGGAAGGGCGGCGGGTACTCGAACAGCATTCACTACACACACAGCTCGACGCTGCGCACGGTCGAGGAGATCTTCGGTGTGAGCCCACTGCTCGGCGACGCCGCCCAGTCGACCGACCTCGCCGACTTGTTCGTCGCCTTCCCGTAGGAGGCCCGATGCGAGAGAAAATCGGCGTCATCGCCGTGGCGGCCATGCTGATCGCTCCCGCGCTCGCGTGGTTGCGTCTCGTGCCGGGACTGGCGGGTTTCGTGGCATTCGCGCTCGGCGGGTTGATCGCGCTCGGCGTGGGGCTCGTGACGGTCGTGCAGGCCGCCCGCGGGCGCGGGCTCGGACTCGGCGGCGCGGTCGCGCTGATCGCCGGTATCGCGTTCCTGGCGATCGCCGCCCGCGGCCGCGGCGCTCCCCGCATCAACGACTTCACCACCGACCTCGCCGACCCGCCCGTCTTGCGCCACGCCGCCGCTCTGCCCGCGAACGCCGGGCGCGACCTCGCCTACCCGCCGGCCTTCGCTCCCATCCAGCAGGCGTGCTGCGCCGACCTCCGGCCGGCGCGGCTCCCGGTGCCGCCGGCCGAGGCCTTCGCGCGAGCGCGGCGGGCGGCGGAGACGATGCCGGCCTGGACGATCACCGCCGCCGACGACGCGAGCGGCACGATCGAGGCCGTCGCCACCACCCGCCTGTTCGGCTTCCAGGACGACATCGCGATCCGCGTCCGCGCCGACGGCGCGGGCGCGAGCCGGGTGGACGTGCGCTCCAAGTCGCGCGACGGGAAGGGCGACCTCGGCACCAACGCGGCCCGTATCCGCGCCTACGTGACGGCACTGGAGGCGGGCCGGTAGCACGCGCTGCGCGGCCGCCATGGCGAGCGCTCGGCGCGACCAGAACGCGACACCGCGCCACCCCCGCGTCACTCGGCGGCGGCCGCGCCCCGTGCGCTGGCGGGCCGCTCCTGGCAGGCCCCTTGCACACCCGCCGGACCGGCCCGCGGGGCCGGAGGAGGACACCGATGCCGACGATGCAGGAGCTGCTGCGCGAGACGGTGGAGAAGGGCGCCTCGGATCTGCATCTGAGCACGGGAGAGCCGCCGCTCCTGCGCATCCACGGGGACCTGGCCCGCACGGACCATCCGCGGCTCGGCGCCCCGGAGGTGATCGCGCTCGTCCACGAGATCATGCGCGAGCCGCAGCGCAACGCCTTCGAGACCGAGCACGAGGTGGACTTCGCCTGCGAGCTCCCCGGACACGGGCGCTTCCGCGTCAACGTCTTCCTGCACAGCCGCGGCCCGGGCGCCGTGCTCCGCACCATCCCGACCACGATCCCCTCGCTCGAGAGCCTCCAGCTGCCGCCGGTGCTGAAGGAGCTCTGCTCCCGCGAGCGCGGGCTCGTCCTGGTCACCGGACCGACGGGCTCCGGGAAGTCGACGACGCTCGCCGCGATGGTCGACCTGATCAACCAGACCTGGGACGCCCACATCCTTACGGTCGAGGATCCGGTCGAGTTCGTGCATCCCCCCAAGCGCTGTCTGGTGAACCAGCGCGAGGTCGGGCCGCACACCAACTCCTTCACCAACGCGCTGCGGAGCGCGCTGCGCGAGGACCCGGACGTCATCCTGATCGGCGAGATGCGCGATCTCGAGACGATCTCGCTCGCCCTGACCGCGGCCGAGACCGGCCACCTCGTGTTCGGGACGCTTCACACGTCGAGCGCGCCCAAGACCATCGACCGCATCATCGACGTGTTCCCCGCGGGCCAGCAGGGCCAGATCCGCACCATGCTCGCCGAGTCGCTCGAGGCGGTGATCGCGCAGACGCTGGTCAAGAAGAAGGGGGGCGGCCGGGTCGCGGCCTGCGAGATCCTCGTCGGCGCGCCCGCGGTCCGGAACCTGATCCGCGAGGCGAAGCTGCATCAGCTCCTCTCGATGATGCAGACCGGGCAGCGGCTCGGGATGCAGACGCTCGACATGGCGCTCGCCGACCTGCTGAAGCGCGGCCTGATCGACCAGAGCGCGATGCCACCGCGGCCCGCGGGGATGGCGGGCGTCGCGGCCTGAAGGCGTCCTAAACTCCCACCTGGAAGCTGCCGAAACTCCGAGAGCGCCCGCGGCTCGCGTCGCGTACTGGGCGCCCGGAGGACCACAATGAGACTGGGGCTCAGGCTCGCGGCCAGGGCGGCCGTGCTGTTTGCGGCCCCGGCCGCGCTCGCCGGCAACCAGGGGCCGGCTCCCTGCGCGGGCGGCCGCTACCTGCTGGCGGCTCCGCTCGTCGTGCGGGACGGAGGGCCGCAGAACGATGTGCTGACCGTCGCCGGGTTGCAGGTGACGCTCGCGAGCGGCTGTCCGGCGACGGCCGCAACGAAGATCAAGGCGCGCAAGCGGTTCACCCAGATCGTGGTCACCTGGCCGGCGTGCACCGGGCTTCCGGGCAAGGCGACGCTCAAGGCGCAGGTCGACGCCGCGACCTGTGCGCGGATGAGTGGCACGTTCGCGGTGCGTGCGAAGCCCCGGAGGAAGCCGTTGTCCTTCACGGCCGAGCGCTCGCGATGCGGGGACGGGGTGCTCGATACCGGTGCCGGCGAGGTGTGCGAGCCGGCCGACTCCTGCTGCACGACCACGTGCGAGTTCCAAGTGGCCGGGACCCCCTGCGCGAACGGGGTGTGCGATGCGACGGGCCAGTGCGCGCCGCTGACGACCACCACCACGACGACAACCAGCACGACCGCGACGAGCCCGCCCGCCACGAGCACGACGACCATCACGACCACCACCACGACGGCGGCCACCTCGACCACGAGCACGACGACCACCACCACGACCACGGTCACCACCACCACGTTGCCGTCCCGCGACGACGACTACTACCCGCAGGCGGTGGCGCCGCCCGACTTCTCGAAGATCACGCTCACGCCCGAGGACACCGGCCACACGCACGTCGTCGGGGCCGCGGGGGCGATTCCGGGCCCGTTCCCGGTGTACGTCGCGAGCCCCAACAGCGCCAACGACGTCTTCGCGACCGCCGCCGCCGACGGCAGCTTCACGGCCGACGTCGTCGCGCCGCCTGGCGCCTGGGTGCTGGTGAAGTACGACCCGACGAACGGCAGGTGGATCGATCCGACG
The sequence above is a segment of the Deltaproteobacteria bacterium genome. Coding sequences within it:
- a CDS encoding DUF1499 domain-containing protein, with translation MREKIGVIAVAAMLIAPALAWLRLVPGLAGFVAFALGGLIALGVGLVTVVQAARGRGLGLGGAVALIAGIAFLAIAARGRGAPRINDFTTDLADPPVLRHAAALPANAGRDLAYPPAFAPIQQACCADLRPARLPVPPAEAFARARRAAETMPAWTITAADDASGTIEAVATTRLFGFQDDIAIRVRADGAGASRVDVRSKSRDGKGDLGTNAARIRAYVTALEAGR
- a CDS encoding type IV pilus twitching motility protein PilT; the protein is MPTMQELLRETVEKGASDLHLSTGEPPLLRIHGDLARTDHPRLGAPEVIALVHEIMREPQRNAFETEHEVDFACELPGHGRFRVNVFLHSRGPGAVLRTIPTTIPSLESLQLPPVLKELCSRERGLVLVTGPTGSGKSTTLAAMVDLINQTWDAHILTVEDPVEFVHPPKRCLVNQREVGPHTNSFTNALRSALREDPDVILIGEMRDLETISLALTAAETGHLVFGTLHTSSAPKTIDRIIDVFPAGQQGQIRTMLAESLEAVIAQTLVKKKGGGRVAACEILVGAPAVRNLIREAKLHQLLSMMQTGQRLGMQTLDMALADLLKRGLIDQSAMPPRPAGMAGVAA
- a CDS encoding phosphoesterase — translated: MTGAVMVTALAVGVLATPRVGTSFSMRICRRECSRRIAAECGLPDHRGYRRCKRGLLVSCRRRGPGAACAIPVTTTTTLPGQLASGHIKTVFVILMENQDWASIAGNPAAPYINNVLLPMAAHAEQYYNPPRLHPSEPNYLWLEAGTNFGVLNDDPPAQNHQSTASHLVTLLNTAGVSWKAYQEGISGMTCPLTNVGEYVVRHDPFVYFDDVTEANNSSAPYCIAHVRPYAEWAGDLNAGTVARYNFITPNVCDDMHSSCTPVNDPVKQGDTWLSTEVPRILASQAYADHGALFITWDEAETNDGPIGMIVLSPLGKGGGYSNSIHYTHSSTLRTVEEIFGVSPLLGDAAQSTDLADLFVAFP